From Streptomyces sp. NBC_01551:
CGCTCCATGAGTACGGGGACCCGTTCTGGGAGCTGATCGAGCGGGCGATCTCCTCGTGGCGGACGGCGATCGCGTCCTTGATCCGGGTGACGACGGCGATCCGCTCGTCCAGGGACATCCGGGGCCAGGGCCCCTCGTCGAAGGCCTTGCGGGCAACGGCGACGGCCCGGTCCACATCGCCCTTCGAGGCGTGCGGGACGCTGCCGATGACCTGCTCGGTGTGCGGGGAGACGACCCGGATGGTGTCGGTGCCCAGCGGATCCGTCCACTCCCCGCCGATGAACAGCTGTCCGTGTTCCACGAGCTCGGTCATGGCTGATGCCTCCTGCGGCCTGAGCGGATACCCGATCACCCTGACGGTGTTTCAGAACTGATACCAGTTCTAGTTCCAGGAGTCCACGGCCCGGACGGAACGGCCCGGAAGATCCAACGACTAGCCAGAAACCCGCGGAGATGGTCGACTTGGGCGACTACTGCAACATGTTCTCGTCAGAGCAGGGAGTCCCTCATGTCAGAGGACGCGCCACAGCTGCAGCACGACGTGACCCCGCACGTCACCGACCACGGCGGAGGCGTGTGGGGCATCAAGGTCCCCATCCCCGACAACCCGCTCGGGCACACCCTCGTCCACGTCCTCGACACCGGGCGCGGCCCCGTCCTCGTCGACACCGGCTGGGACGACCCCGAGTCCTGGGACACCCTCGTCGCCGGCCTCGGCGCCCTCGGCCTCGCCGTCGCCGACGTCCACGGCGTGGTCATCACCCACCACCACCCCGACCACCACGGCCTGTCGGGACAGGTCCGCGAGGCCTCCGGCGCCTGGATCGCCATGCACGCAGCCGACACCGAGGTCGTCGTGCGGACCCGCTCCGCCGAGCCCGGCGTCTGGTTCGACTACATGGGCGACAAGCTCACCGCCGCCGGAGCCCCCGAGGCCCATGTCGCACGCCTGCGCGCCGCCCGGGCGAGCGGCCGCCTGCGCACCCTGCCCGGGCTGCGGGCCGCCGTCCCCGACCGGGAGATCGTCCCCGGCGAGCTGCTCCCCCTCGCCGGGCGCCGGCTGCGGGCGATCTGGACCCCGGGCCACACCCCCGGCCACGTCTGCCTGCACCTGGAGGAGGAGCACCCGGCGAACCTGCCCGGCAACGGCCGCCTCTTCTCCGGGGACCACCTGCTGCCCGGGATCTCCCCGCACATCGGCCTGTACGAGGACCCGTCGTCCGAGCTGGTCACCGACCCCCTCGGCGACTACCTCGACTCCCTCGAACGGATCGGCCGCCTCGATCCCGCGGAGGTGCTCCCGGCCCACCAGTACGCGTTCACCGACGCCCCGGCGCGGGTACGGGAGCTGCTGGCCCACCACGAGGAGCGGCTGACCGGGCTGTGGGAGCTGCTGGCCGAGCCGCTCACGCCATGGGCGCTGGCGGAGCGGATGGAGTGGAACCGGCCCTGGGAGCAGATCCCGTACGGCTCCCGGAACATCGCCGTCTCCGAAGCGGAAGCCCACCTGCGGCGGCTGGTGAAACAGGGCCGGGCGGAGGCGGTGCCGGGCAGCGACCCGGTGGAGTACCGCGCGCTGTAGTGGCGTGCCGCACGCGGTAAGGGGTGCGGTACGCCGGCGCCCCGGGCCCGGGAACTACGGGCCGGTAGAGTGAACCCGTCGTCCACACTCCCGTACGGGGGGAAGCCGGTGCGAATCCGGCGCTGACCCGCAACCGTGACCCGGCCCGCACCCGCTGCGGCCGGGTAGCCGGAATGCCCCGTACCGAAGTGCGCGGCTCGTGCCGCCGGGTCCTCCGGCGGCCGGCACCGTCGAGGTAAACGGAGCCGGAGCCCGGTGCCTGCGCGTGCCTGCCTCCCCGCTCCCCAGCACGAGAGGCACCCGCCCCGCCATGAACGTCCGCCGCAGCGCAGCCGCGCTCGCCGCCTCCGCCGTGCTCTGCGTGGGCGCCGCCCCCGCAGCCCTCGCCGCGCCCTCCCCCTCGCCGGCCCCGGTCATCCCCTCCGGGCTCTACGGCAAGAACGACCCCACCTACGACGGTGTGTGGCGGCAGTCCTTCGCGCTGCTGGCCCAGGACACCGTGGGCCTGCGACCCGCCAAGGAGGCCGTCGACTGGCTCGTCGGCCAGCAGTGCGCCGAGGGCGGCTTCGCCGCGTTCCGCGCGGACGCGACGGCGGCCTGCGACGCGAAGACCATGCTCGACACCAACGCCACCGCGGCGGCCGTCCAGGCGCTGACGGCGCTCGGCGGCCAGGACGCGGCTGTGAAGAAGGGCGTGGCCTGGCTGAAGTCCGTCCAGAACGAGGACGGCGGCTGGTCCTACGTCCCCGGCACCCCGAGCGAGGCCAGCTCCACCTCCGTGGTGATCAGCGCGCTCGCGCAGGCGGGCGAGAAGCCGGCCGACGTGAAGTCGAAGGCGGGCAAGTCCGCGTACGACGGCCTGCTCGCCTTCCAGCTGGGCTGCTCCGCCGAGCCGGCCGCCGACCGGGGCGCCTTCGGGTACCAGCCGGCCGACGGCAAGCTGCCGGCCAACGCCGACGCGACGGCCGCCGCGGCCCTGGCCGCCCTAGGCAAGGGCGCGGTCGTCCCCGCCCCGTCCACGGACACCCCCGCCACCGCGCTGGCCTGCCCGGCCGCCTCTCCCGCCGACCCGGCGGCCGCCGCCCAGGGCGCGGCCGGCTACCTGGCCGAGGCCCTCAAGAAGGACGGCCACCTCACGGCCGTCACCCCGGGCGCGGACCAGCCGACCCCGGACATCGGCAACACCGCCGACGCGGTGATCGCCCTGGCCGCGGCCGGGCACAAGCAGTCGGCGACGGGCGCGCTGGAGTGGCTGAAGGCCAACTCCGCCGAGTGGTCCAAGGGCAACCCGGCCGCCCTCGCCACCCTGATCCTCGCCTCGCACGCGACGGGCACCAACCCGGTGGAGTTCGGCGGCACCGACCTGGTCGCCGCGCTGAACGCGACGGGCCCGGCGCCGCAGACGCCGGCGACCGGCGGGATGACGAAGGACGAGAAGAAGAAGGACGAGGAGTCCAGCAGCAGCCAGAGCGTCTGGTGGATCGTCGGGGCGGGCGCCGCGGCCGGCATCGGCTTCGGCATCCTGCTGAGCGGCCGCCGGAAGAAGAACCAGCTCTGATGCGCCGGCTGACCCCTCTGATCCTGGCGTTCGGGATCCTGCTCACCCTGGTCGCGGCCGGCCCGGCGCTCGCGTCGAGCTACCGCTACTGGTCGTTCTGGGACGGCTCGCGCGGCCAGTGGGCGTACGCCTCGCTCGGCCCGTCGACGGCCCGCCCCGCCGACGGCTCGGCCTGGGGATTCCGCTTCGCGGTGAGCAAGGACGCCGGGGACGAGGCGGCTCAGCCGCGCGCGAAGGCGGACTTCGGGGCGATCTGCGCATCGACCCCGGCGGCCGAGGGCAAGAAGCGGGTGGCCGTCGTCGTCGACTTCGGCGTCCCCGCGGACGCCCCGGCCGGCGAGACCCCGCCGCAGGACACCCCGCGCACGGCCTGCGCCCAGGTCGCCCCGGACGCCACGGCGGCCGAGGCGCTGGCGTCCGTCGCCAAGCCGCTGCGCTACAACAGCGCGGCGCTGCTGTGCGCGGTGTCGGGGTACCCGAAGCAGGGCTGCGGCGAACCGCTGCCGGCAGGGCCGGACGCGGGGTCGGCCGCCAAGCCGTCGGCGTCGGCCTCCGCACCGGCGTCGGCCTCCGGCTCCGGCGCCAGCTCCGGGTCCGGCCCCTCGGCGGGTCTGCTCGCCGGTGTCGCGGCGGTGGCCGCCCTGGCCGCGGCCGCGGTCTGGCAGTCCCGCCGCCGCCGCACCCGATGACCCCCGGCCCCGAAGACCGGCCCGGCGGCGACCCCTCAGTCGCCGAACCGGGCTCCGGGCGCAGCCGGGTGTCCGCCCGCGCGGGTGGGTATCCGGCCCGGCCGGCGGTCGGGCGGGCGACCCGCGGGCCCGCGGACGACGTCGCGACCCCGGCCGGGGGAGACGGCTCGCGGCCGGGGAACGCCCCGCGCCGGCCGACGTACGAAAAACACGGCGCTCCCGAGGCCCGGCGTGGCAACGCCCTGCACGCCGGTGCCTGGTGGCTGTGGGCCCTCGGGCTCGCGACGGCCGCCTCCCGCACCACCAATCCCCTCCTCCTCGGCCTGATCATCGGCGTCGCCGGATACGTCGTCGCCGCGCGCCGCACCGACGCCCCATGGGCCCGTTCGTACGGCGCGTTCATCAAGCTCGGCCTCGTCGTCATCGGCCTGCGCCTGGTGTTCTCCGCGCTGCTCGGCTCCCCCATCCCCGGCGCGCACACCCTCTTCACGCTCCCCGAGGTCCCGCTCCCCGACTGGGCGCAGGGCATCCGCTTCGGCGGCCGGGTCACCGCCGAGCAACTGGTCTTCGCCTTCTACGACGGCGCCAAGCTGGCCACCCTGCTCATCTGCGTCGGCGCCGCCAACGCCCTCGCCAACCCGGCCCGGCTCCTCAAATCGCTCC
This genomic window contains:
- a CDS encoding MBL fold metallo-hydrolase, with the protein product MSEDAPQLQHDVTPHVTDHGGGVWGIKVPIPDNPLGHTLVHVLDTGRGPVLVDTGWDDPESWDTLVAGLGALGLAVADVHGVVITHHHPDHHGLSGQVREASGAWIAMHAADTEVVVRTRSAEPGVWFDYMGDKLTAAGAPEAHVARLRAARASGRLRTLPGLRAAVPDREIVPGELLPLAGRRLRAIWTPGHTPGHVCLHLEEEHPANLPGNGRLFSGDHLLPGISPHIGLYEDPSSELVTDPLGDYLDSLERIGRLDPAEVLPAHQYAFTDAPARVRELLAHHEERLTGLWELLAEPLTPWALAERMEWNRPWEQIPYGSRNIAVSEAEAHLRRLVKQGRAEAVPGSDPVEYRAL
- a CDS encoding prenyltransferase/squalene oxidase repeat-containing protein, producing MNVRRSAAALAASAVLCVGAAPAALAAPSPSPAPVIPSGLYGKNDPTYDGVWRQSFALLAQDTVGLRPAKEAVDWLVGQQCAEGGFAAFRADATAACDAKTMLDTNATAAAVQALTALGGQDAAVKKGVAWLKSVQNEDGGWSYVPGTPSEASSTSVVISALAQAGEKPADVKSKAGKSAYDGLLAFQLGCSAEPAADRGAFGYQPADGKLPANADATAAAALAALGKGAVVPAPSTDTPATALACPAASPADPAAAAQGAAGYLAEALKKDGHLTAVTPGADQPTPDIGNTADAVIALAAAGHKQSATGALEWLKANSAEWSKGNPAALATLILASHATGTNPVEFGGTDLVAALNATGPAPQTPATGGMTKDEKKKDEESSSSQSVWWIVGAGAAAGIGFGILLSGRRKKNQL
- a CDS encoding SCO2322 family protein, translating into MRRLTPLILAFGILLTLVAAGPALASSYRYWSFWDGSRGQWAYASLGPSTARPADGSAWGFRFAVSKDAGDEAAQPRAKADFGAICASTPAAEGKKRVAVVVDFGVPADAPAGETPPQDTPRTACAQVAPDATAAEALASVAKPLRYNSAALLCAVSGYPKQGCGEPLPAGPDAGSAAKPSASASAPASASGSGASSGSGPSAGLLAGVAAVAALAAAAVWQSRRRRTR
- a CDS encoding energy-coupling factor transporter transmembrane component T encodes the protein MTPGPEDRPGGDPSVAEPGSGRSRVSARAGGYPARPAVGRATRGPADDVATPAGGDGSRPGNAPRRPTYEKHGAPEARRGNALHAGAWWLWALGLATAASRTTNPLLLGLIIGVAGYVVAARRTDAPWARSYGAFIKLGLVVIGLRLVFSALLGSPIPGAHTLFTLPEVPLPDWAQGIRFGGRVTAEQLVFAFYDGAKLATLLICVGAANALANPARLLKSLPAALYEAGVAVIVAMTFAPNMVADVMRLRTARRLRGRPTGGVKAILQIGLPVLEGALERSVAVAASMDARGYGRTAQVPPAVRHTTNALTLGGLLGMCAGTYGLLAAEGAAYGLPVLGIGLALALAGLRLGGRRSIRTRYRPDRWGARAWLVSGSGAAVAALMIYAGTADPEALLPGVVPLVTPELPLWPAAAILIGLLPAFVAPVPPVPSVPPVPSKEASQ